The Candidatus Phaeomarinobacter ectocarpi genome includes a region encoding these proteins:
- a CDS encoding pyridoxamine 5'-phosphate oxidase family protein, which yields MTDTTISDRQDGSEPDKAAGQPDYYSQLDAAENMAWDMLEKGAASAKQAFHTPVLATVTADGAPQARTIVMREADRDTLMLRGNTDQRAPKAHQIANDSRVQLLFYDASAKVQIRVTAHADLITQGATRTEAWATSMPGSKVCYLAQGAPGTDQDAPTSGLPDYADQGQRVAPDKLEAGMKNFAVIRFSVEAIDWLYLDSNGHRRAQFDYVSNKKSWVIP from the coding sequence GTGACCGACACCACCATTTCCGACCGCCAGGACGGGTCTGAACCAGACAAAGCCGCCGGGCAGCCCGACTATTATTCCCAGCTTGACGCAGCGGAAAACATGGCCTGGGACATGTTGGAGAAGGGTGCCGCCTCGGCGAAACAGGCTTTTCACACCCCTGTTCTGGCCACTGTCACAGCCGACGGTGCCCCTCAGGCGCGCACGATTGTCATGCGCGAAGCGGACCGTGACACACTCATGCTGCGCGGAAACACCGACCAACGTGCGCCAAAGGCCCACCAGATAGCCAACGATTCGCGTGTTCAGCTCCTCTTTTATGATGCCTCCGCCAAGGTGCAGATCCGTGTCACAGCCCACGCGGATCTGATCACACAGGGGGCAACGCGTACCGAAGCCTGGGCAACCTCCATGCCGGGCAGCAAAGTCTGTTATCTGGCTCAAGGGGCGCCGGGCACTGATCAGGATGCCCCGACATCAGGCCTCCCGGACTACGCTGATCAGGGACAGCGCGTGGCACCTGACAAACTGGAAGCAGGCATGAAGAATTTCGCGGTCATCCGCTTCAGTGTAGAGGCGATTGATTGGCTTTATCTCGATAGCAACGGGCATCGACGCGCCCAGTTTGACTATGTTTCCAACAAGAAAAGCTGGGTCATTCCGTAG
- a CDS encoding DNA-3-methyladenine glycosylase I gives MSKQARKKEERCGWCGDDPFYVAYHDDEWGVPEYDDRALFEKMILDGFQAGLAWITILRKRENFRKAFHGFKPERIARYTDKDVERLLGNEGIIRHRGKIEATIGNARAYLEIMDKEPDGFAGYLWNYVDGQPLVSKSKNWKDMPAATPMSEALSKDLKKRGFKFCGPTIVYAFAQAVGMVNDHQTSCPRHKACQDLAR, from the coding sequence GTGAGCAAGCAGGCCCGCAAAAAAGAAGAACGCTGCGGCTGGTGCGGCGATGACCCGTTTTATGTCGCCTATCACGATGATGAGTGGGGCGTGCCGGAATATGATGATCGTGCGCTGTTTGAGAAAATGATCCTTGACGGGTTTCAGGCTGGGCTTGCCTGGATCACGATCCTGCGCAAGCGCGAGAATTTCCGCAAAGCGTTTCACGGCTTCAAGCCGGAGAGAATTGCACGGTATACGGACAAAGACGTGGAACGCCTTCTTGGCAATGAGGGCATCATCCGTCATCGCGGCAAAATCGAAGCGACGATCGGCAATGCCAGGGCCTATCTTGAAATCATGGACAAGGAGCCTGACGGCTTTGCCGGATATCTATGGAACTATGTGGATGGCCAGCCGCTGGTTTCCAAATCAAAGAACTGGAAGGACATGCCCGCCGCCACTCCCATGAGTGAAGCGCTGTCGAAAGATCTGAAAAAGCGCGGCTTCAAATTCTGCGGGCCAACCATCGTTTACGCCTTTGCCCAGGCGGTGGGCATGGTGAATGACCACCAGACGTCCTGCCCGCGCCACAAGGCATGCCAGGACCTCGCACGCTGA